Proteins from a single region of Oreochromis niloticus isolate F11D_XX linkage group LG7, O_niloticus_UMD_NMBU, whole genome shotgun sequence:
- the reln gene encoding reelin isoform X4: protein MAMARASLGGALGCALLALVLGSSNMDFGAPPASFYPRFNPFFFLCTHHGELEGAGMAEGGGEVLLTLQITGNPTTYTPGQEYQVTISTSVSFDGLLVTGLYTSTPVQSAPIPAPAAFGFGVMPDRQFGGTQFVCSVVASHVSHQPSTSFSFVWIAPPPGTGCVNFLATATYRGQILFKDALAQQLCEQGAPTESPLRPSLVELHGKHAVLRDDFDSNLQGELDPSIWSECSNCEVGEQCGVLMHGRAVTFCEPFGERELTTVPLNTSTASVLQFSLGSGSCRFSYSDPSITVSYSLGGNTNTSDDWITLEKIRAPTNSSTIIHLLPLPHSTRADGVRLRWSQEAPQGPEGYESCWGMDNVLLVNAAHRTPLMEENLDPPDTANWLFFPGATVKHACQSEGNAMYFHGGEETGHSFATTRDIDLHREEGRSYWEEDFESLPLNWDIEGAVYGTQCGEIESGSALVFDREGRRRVCTPYLDTTSYGNLRFYFTMGGVDCEPGESHENDVILFGRSEGRRERVVLDTLPYSSYRTPAVVSVALPTELQTPVTQFCLEQRSHGGANRHVWAVDFMQLLPVLPGTHTHVAQFSINLGCGSYQPANSVSLEFSTNHGRSWSLLHTECLPELCAGPHLPHSTIYSSDNYSGWTRISIPLPNAALTETTRFRWKQSGSGAGNMWAIDNVYFGPACLRFCSGRGHCSRTGCKCDPGFSGPACELASQTFPAFLSEGFSSPRLSSYHTFSSLRGAEVSFGCGVLASGKALVFNRDSRRHLVTAPLDSSQARYLQFTLRLGSRSILSSCPAPDQPGEGVLLHYSSDNGITWTLLQHYAYQGFHEPRIVSVELPSSARKFGVQFRWWQPYHSGRGHDVWALDEISMTSVLFNTISLDFSNVLDVTQSLGFYLGHVQPYCQHDWTLSFSGEPSPGSSIRYVETQSMQIGASYSLQFSLVMGCGREPSPHIDTQVRLEFSTNHGLTWHLVKEACLPGMPSCSEFTAPSVYHPSEFKDWRRITLSLPQKTWSSATRFRWIQSYYGEQDEWALDDIYIGQQCPNMCHGHGWCDHGHCRCDDGFSGADCQPSSPLSSSVLSDFESQDALLATWQEVIGGEVVTPDMGCGVVSSGSSLYFSKAGLRQLVSWDLDTEWAEFVQFYLRVGGDWAECNQADSREEGVLLQYSNDGGISWGLIAEMYFTDFTKPRFVHYELPLASKTPSTRFRWWQPLHSGEGYDQWAIDDVIILSEREKHIIPMANPTLPQNFYEKPAFDYPLNQMSVWLMLGNEGMERENNNSFCAPTPSAMVFGRSDGDRVAVTRDLALRPGYTLQFKLNIGCESEFSASAPVLLQYSHDAGRTWALVREGCYPGTPGAGVCEGSGRELREPTVYNTGDYEQWTRVTVVIPRNVAASKTRFRWFQESSVYRDAPPFALDGVYISEPCPNHCGGQGDCISGVCFCDMGYTVEQDSCVPSVASPTELTEGFEGKLSPLWQSLSGGHIGGGCGIIGEGKALYFNSPGRREARTVPLDTTNTRLVQFYIRIGSKSLGPTCTRPRSRNEGVIVQFSTNNGVQWQFLRELDFSSFLEPQVVTIELPPPAKTSYTVFRWWQPQQGKHSAQWALDDVLIGMNDSSRTGFHDKFDGTTPLRHNWYRIQGGEVTVDCLSLDTALTFNSEAIDKKPRYAESWDFEITGSSFLQFELSMGCSKSTSFSHGVRLEYSTDCGRHWSLITPECVPPAIGCAGYTQSSIYTSTQYKHWRRITVYLPSAANSPRTRFRWIQTHFTPGAEGWALDNVLLAPGCPWMCSGHGLCDNGHCVCDKGYGGAHCVPLAPLPSVLKEDFNENLQQETWPEVYGAERGTLSGEPLKSGTALIFKGDGLRMIVSRDLDCTSTLYIQFSFKFITKGVPERSHSVLLQYSVNGGISWLLLDEFYFPASTDTLFLHLPLPASAQTNATRFRLWQPYNSGKKEEVWVIDDLIIDGSSLHNPPVVIDSFEEGPNESNWLFSPGGNTGLYCPYQKTGLEEDESAMVFVSSELGEHSITTRDIDVNENTIIQFEINVGCTAESSSAYPVRLEFSRDFGATWHLLVPLCAGGPQPSSLCSTELHPASIYFPGTTQGWRREVIQFGKLRLCGSVRFRWYQGFFSTGSSPPTWALDNIYIGPQCQDMCNGHGACVGGSHCVCDTGYSGPDCSVPDTPNPDFLKEDFEGGAAEHFRLLSGGKPSRKCGIMSSGNHLFFSEDGLRMLVTNDMDLSNARFVQFFLRLGCGKAPPDPRSQPVLLQFSVDGGLTWGLLQEFLFSNSSNQARLVALEIPLRARTTSTRLRWWQPSENGHFYSPWVIDQVVVGGSASGWGPLEDDFSSIDGRSWLLHPGGTRMPVCGSDGPAFAFIEKSNTRYAVTTDISLGQDAFIQFDFSASCSVTNSCYSVELEYSLDLGLTWQPVVRDCLPTSPDCSSYTLQRLLVSDIYNKWGRVTLPIPSYARSPATRFRWYQQAPFDKQQTWALDNLYIGDGCPDICSGHGRCQQSSCVCDPEWGGEYCDEPVVPLPSQLKDSFSRAPSLSHWHVLTGGKLSTVCGAVASGAALHFSGSCSRQLVTVDLNLTNAEFIQFYFMYGCMVPPSNRNQGVLLEYSLNGGINWHLLTEIFYDLYTKPGFVNVLLPPAARQEGVRVRWWQPQHDGADHSDWALDNVLIAGSDPRAQISDTFGGVALPNHERAPADGTLGRIGQLSEQEETPIVSDHWLFSEDCSVQRFCGSPDGVMVCGNADGREVYAVTHDIVPDKGWVMQFKIAVGCSLPERHADRQVHIQYSVDFGVTWKYLVPQCLPADPRCGGQVSQPSVFFPANGWKRVVYPLPESLADTAVRFRFYQQHSDIQWGVENFYIGPACDGHCGGHGDCLDQRCLCDPGFTGPNCYASTALKATLKERFDWEGATGPQWQVLEGGKPCTDCGVLVEGTALYFGGADARQAVTVDLDLRGAKFVEYWARIGSEDNMTMCHRPTCRKEGVLLDYSTDGGVSWTLLHEMDYLKYVSVRRDYIVLPEGALTNATRLRWWQPFTISSGLATPSLERAQWAIDNILVGGSDINPSTLLDTFDDEGVSHEESWSFYPNAVRTAGFCGNPSFHLYWPNKNQDKTHNILATRELIVQPGYILQFKIVVGCEADTCEDHHSVLLQYRKDARSDSWQLVQSECLPSSVNNVGCSPFQFHESTIYSPVNSSTWTRVTVQLPDHVSSGATQFRWIQKDGTGERQSWAVDHVYIGEACPGLCSGHGYCTSGVVCICDEGHHGDDCSLSSSDLPSSIKDNFESGSVSQESWQLIQGGGVGSGCGQLSPHAHGDSLYFNGCKMRQAVTKPLDLTRASKIMFVLQIGSVAQTESCNIALDQADTVDRAVLLQYSINNGVSWHVIAQHQPKDFIKAQRVSYNIPLEARVKGVMLRWWQPRHDGAGHDQWALDHVEVVLVSTRKQNYMMNFARQTGMRHYYSRKRRALQRRA from the exons CTCCAACCGAGTCCCCACTGAGACCGAGTCTTG TGGAGCTGCATGGAAAACATGCTGTGCTGCGTGACGACTTTGACTCCAACCTACAAGGAGAGCTAGACCCCAGCATCTG GTCTGAGTGTAGCAACTGTGAGGTTGGAGAGCAATGTGGCGTACTGATGCATGGCAGAGCGGTCACTTTCTGCGAGCCCTTCGGAGAACGCGAGCTG ACTACTGTACCTCTGAACACCAGCACTGCCTCAGTCCTGCAGTTTTCCCTGG GCTCAGGCTCCTGCCGCTTCAGTTACTCGGACCCCAGCATCACTGTGTCGTACAGCCTCGGTGGCAACACCAACACCTCAGATGACTGGATCACACTGGAGAAGATCAG AGCTCCTACCAACAGCAGCACCATCATCCACCTGCTTCCACTTCCACACTCCACCAGAGCCGATGGAGTTCGTCTCCGCTGGTCTCAGGAGGCCCCCCAAGGCCCTGAAGGCTATGAGTCCTGCTGGGGGATGGACAATGTGCTTCTGGTCAACGCCGCCCACAGGACCCCCCTGATGGAGGAAAACTTGGATCCTCCAGACACCGCCAACTGGCTCTTCTTCCCTGGAGCTACTGTCAAG CATGCCTGTCAGTCAGAAGGCAATGCCATGTATTTCCATGGTGGTGAGGAAACTGGACACAGCTTTGCCACCACCAGGGACATTGATCTGCACCGTGAGGAGGGACGGAGCTACTGGGAGGAAGACTTTGAGAGCCTGCCGTTAAA CTGGGACATAGAGGGCGCCGTCTATGGGACCCAGTGTGGAGAGATTGAGTCGGGCTCAGCGCTAGTGTTTGACAGAGAGGGCCGGAGGCGAGTGTGCACCCCCTACCTCGACACCACGTCTTATGGAAACCTCCGCTTCTACTTTACCATGG GTGGTGTGGACTGTGAGCCGGGAGAATCCCATGAAAACGACGTGATTCTGTTTGGACGGTCTGAAGGAAGGAGGGAGCGTGTGGTGCTCGACACCCTTCCGTACTCTTCTTACAGG ACTCCTGCAGTGGTATCTGTGGCCTTGCCAACTGAGCTGCAAACACCAGTCACCCAGTTCTGCTTGGAGCAGCGGTCACATGGCGGTGCCAACCGTCACGTGTGGGCCGTGGACTTCATGCAGCTGCTCCCCGTGCTGCCTGGCACCCACACACATGTTGCTCAGTTCTCCATCAACCTGGGCTGTGGCTCCTACCAGCCTGCCAACAG TGTCAGTCTGGAATTTTCCACCAACCACGGTCGTTCCTGGTCTCTGCTCCATACTGAGTGTCTGCCAGAGCTCTGTGCAGGACCCCATCTACCTCACAGCACCATATACTCCTCCGACAACTACAGCGG GTGGACCAGAATCTCTATTCCTCTGCCCAATGCCGCCCTGACAGAGACAACTCGGTTTCGCTGGAAGCAGTCTGGCTCAGGAGCCGGCAACATGTGGGCTATAGACAATG TGTATTTCGGTCCAGCTTGCCTTCGTTTTTGCTCTGGAAGAGGACACTGTTCCCGCACAGGCTGCAA ATGTGATCCGGGTTTCAGCGGTCCAGCTTGTGAGCTTGCCTCCCAGACTTTTCCAGCTTTTCTTTCTGAGGGTTTCTCCAGCCCACGCCTCTCCTCCTACCATACCTTCTCCTCACTTCGTGGGGCTGAGGTCAGCTTCGGCTGCGGTGTGCTTGCCAGCGGAAAGGCTCTGGTTTTCAACAGGGACAGCAGGAGACACTTGGTCACGGCTCCACTAGACAGTTCCCAAGCCAG GTATCtgcagttcactcttcggctgGGCAGTCGGAGCATCCTGAGCTCATGTCCTGCTCCAGACCAGCCAGGGGAGGGCGTCCTGCTGCATTACTCCTCAGACAACGGTATCACCTGGACCTTGCTGCAGCACTATGCATATCAGGGCTTCCATGAGCCAAG GATTGTGTCTGTCGAACTCCCATCCAGCGCTCGCAAATTCGGCGTGCAGTTCCGCTGGTGGCAGCCGTACCACTCGGGCCGTGGCCACGACGTGTGGGCCCTGGATGAAATCAGCATGACTTCTGTGCTGTTCAACACCATAAGTCTTGACTTCAGCAACGTGCTGGACGTCACCCAGAGTCTTGGTTTCTATCTCGGCCATGTCCAGCCGTACTGCCAGCATGACTGGACCCTCAG TTTCTCTGGTGAGCCCAGTCCTGGCTCCAGTATCCGCTATGTGGAAACTCAATCAATGCAGATCGGAGCCTCCTACAGTCTCCAGTTTTCACTGGTCATGGGGTGTGGCCGCGAGCCCTCCCCTCACATTGACACTCAAGTGCGACTGGAGTTCTCCACCAATCATGGTCTCACCTGGCACCTGGTGAAAGAG GCCTGTCTACCTGGCATGCCAAGCTGCTCTGAGTTTACAGCTCCCAGTGTCTACCACCCATCAGAGTTCAAAGACTGGAGACGCATAACCCTTTCTCTGCCTCAGAAGACATG GTCCAGTGCAACACGGTTCCGCTGGATCCAGAGCTACTATGGAGAGCAGGATGAGTGGGCCCTGGATGACATCTACATTGGCCAGCAGTGTCCTAACATGTGTCATGGGCATGGCTGGTGTGACCATGGCCATTGCAG GTGTGATGATGGATTCTCTGGAGCAGACTGCCAGCCCTCCTCCCCACTCTCCTCTAGCGTACTTTCTGACTTTGAGTCCCAGGATGCACTGCTCGCCACATGGCAAGAGGTGATAGGTGGAGAGGTGGTTACGCCTGACATGGGCTGTGGtgtggtttcatctggatcatCCTTGTACTTCAGCAAG GCTGGGCTTAGGCAGCTTGTGAGCTGGGACCTGGACACTGAATGGGCAGAGTTTGTCCAGTTCTACCTGCGGGTGGGTGGAGACTGGGCGGAGTGTAACCAGGCAGACAGCAGGGAGGAAGGAGTTCTCCTGCAGTACAGCAATGATGGAGGCATCAGCTGGGGCCTCATTGCTGAGATGTACTTTACTGACTTCACCAAGCCTCG CTTTGTGCATTACGAGCTTCCCTTGGCCTCTAAAACCCCCTCCACAAGGTTTCGTTGGTGGCAGCCTCTTCACTCGGGGGAAGGCTATGACCAGTGGGCAATCGATGACGTCATAATTTTGTCAGAGAGGGAGAAACACATCATCCCTATGGCTAATCCTACTCTGCCGCAG AACTTCTACGAGAAACCAGCATTCGACTACCCCCTGAACCAGATGAGTGTCTGGCTGATGCTGGGTAATGAAGGCATggagagagaaaacaacaacagcttctGTGCCCCAACTCCCTCTGCTATGGTGTTCGGGCGCTCTGATGGGGACAGGGTGGCTGTCACCAGGGACCTGGCTCTGCGCCCCGGCTACACCCTCCAGTTTAAA CTAAACATCGGCTGTGAATCAGAGTTCAGTGCTTCTGCACCAGTTCTGCTGCAGTACTCCCATGATGCTGGTCGCACCTGGGCCCTGGTGAGAGAGGGCTGTTACCCAGGCACCCCAGGGGCTGGGGTCTGTGAGGGCAGCGGTCGTGAGCTGAGAGAACCAACTGTCTACAACACTGGAGATTATGAACAGTGGACCAGGGTCACTGTGGTTATACCACGTAATGTTGCAGCCAG TAAAACGAGGTTCCGGTGGTTCCAGGAGAGTAGTGTGTACAGAGATGCTCCACCCTTTGCTCTGGATGGGGTCTACATCTCTGAGCCCTGTCCAAACCACTGTGGAGGACAAGGTGATTGCATCTCTGGAGTCTGCTTCTGTGATATGGGATACACAG TGGAGCAGGATAGTTGTGTCCCGTCTGTGGCCAGTCCCACAGAGCTCACTGAAGGCTTTGAGGGGAAACTGAGCCCACTTTGGCAGAGTCTCAGCGGGGGACACATCGGAGGAGGCTGTGGCATCATTGGTGAGGGCAAGGCCCTTTACTTTAACAGTCCTGGAAGGAGAGAAGCACGCACAGTTCCTCTAGACACCACCAACACACG GTTGGTTCAATTCTACATCCGAATTGGCAGCAAGAGTTTAGGACCCACTTGCACCAGGCCTCGCTCCCGCAATGAAG GTGTTATTGTCCAGTTTTCCACCAACAATGGCGTCCAGTGGCAGTTCCTGAGGGAACTGGATTTTAGTTCCTTCTTGGAGCCCCAGGTGGTGACCATCGAGCTGCCACCTCCAGCAAAGACCTCCTATACAGTGTTCCGGTGGTGGCAGCCACAGCAAG GGAAACACTCTGCCCAGTGGGCTCTGGATGATGTTCTGATTGGTATGAACGACAGCTCCAGGACAGGTTTTCACGACAAGTTCGACGGCACAACCCCGCTGAGGCACAACTGGTACCGCATTCAGGGTGGGGAGGTGACCGTGGACTGTTTGTCTTTGGACACGGCTCTTACCTTCAACTCTGAGGCCATTGACA AGAAACCCAGATATGCAGAAAGCTGGGACTTTGAGATCACAGGCTCTTCATTCCTGCAGTTTGAGCTGAGCATGGGCTGCAGTAAGTCCACCTCCTTTTCCCACGGTGTGCGACTGGAGTACTCCACAGACTGTGGTCGCCACTGGTCTCTCATCACACCAGAGTGTGTGCCCCCAGCCATCGGCTGTGCTGGATATACTCAGAGTTCCATCTATACATCAACGCAGTACAAACACTGGAGGAGGATCACCGTCTACCTGCCTAGTGCAGCTAa TTCCCCTAGAACTCGCTTCCGCTGGATTCAGACCCATTTCACCCCCGGAGCAGAAGGATGGGCTCTAGATAATGTGCTACTTGCTCCTGGCTGCCCCTGGATGTGCTCTGGACATGGTCTTTGTGACAACGGACACTGTGT GTGTGATAAGGGTTATGGGGGGGCGCACTGTGTGCCTTTGGCCCCACTGCCATCTGTGCTAAAAGAGGACTTTAATGAGAACTTGCAACAGGAAACCTGGCCTGAAGTTTATGGAGCCGAGAGGGGAACTCTGAGCGGAGAGCCTCTTAAGTCTGGCACCGCTCTTATTTTCAAAGGG GATGGTCTGCGAATGATTGTGTCGCGGGATCTTGACTGCACGAGTACTCTCTATATCCAGTTTTCCTTCAAATTCATCACTAAAG GTGTGCCAGAGCGCTCACACTCAGTGCTGCTGCAGTACTCTGTGAATGGAGGAATCAGCTGGCTGCTTTTAGATGAGTTTTACTTCCCAGCTTCAACTGACACTCTCTTCCTCCACCTGCCACTGCCAGCCAGCGCTCAGACCAACGCCACTCGGTTCAGACTCTGGCAACCCTACAACAGCG GCAAGAAGGAGGAGGTGTGGGTGATAGATGATCTCATCATTGATGGCAGCTCCTTGCACAACCCCCCAGTGGTGATAGACAGTTTTGAGGAAGGCCCCAATGAGTCCAACTGGCTGTTCTCTCCAGGGGGAAACACTGGTCTCTACTGCCCCTACCAGAAGACTGGCCT GGAGGAGGATGAGTCAGCTATGGTGTTTGTCTCCAGTGAGCTTGGAGAGCACTCTATTACCACCAGGGATATTGATGTAAATGAGAACACCATCATCCAGTTTGAG ATTAATGTGGGCTGCACAGCTGAAAGCTCCTCTGCTTACCCCGTGCGTCTTGAGTTCTCACGGGACTTTGGTGCCACGTGGCACCTCTTGGTTCCACTGTGTGCAGGCGGACCACAGCCCTCCTCGCTTTGCTCCACAGAGCTTCACCCTGCCAGTATCTATTTCCCTGGCACTACTCAGGGCTGGAGAAGGGAGGTCATTCAGTTTGGCAAACTCCGCCTCTGTGG ctcagtGAGGTTCCGTTGGTATCAAGGTTTCTTCTCAACTGGTTCTTCTCCTCCAACATGGGCCCTAGACAACATCTACATTGGCCCACAGTGTCAGGACATGTGTAATGGTCATGGAGCCTGTGTGGGTGGTAGTCACTGCGTATGTGACACTGGCTACTCTGGACCTGACTGCTCTGTGCCTGACACCCCCAATCCTGACTTCCTTAAAGAGGACTTTGAAG GGGGAGCCGCTGAGCACTTCAGACTCCTGAGCGGTGGAAAACCATCCAGGAAGTGTGGCATCATGTCAAGTGGGAACCACCTGTTCTTCAGTGAGGATGGCCTACGCATGTTGGTCACCAATGACATGGACCTGTCAAATGCCAG GTTTGTTCAGTTCTTCCTACGCCTCGGTTGTGGTAAAGCACCACCGGACCCCCGTTCTCAGCCGGTCCTGCTGCAGTTCTCTGTGGATGGAGGTCTGACCTGGGGACTCCTGCAGGAATTCCTCTTTAGCAACAGCAGTAATCAGGCTCGTCTGGTGGCCCTGGAGATCCCACTGCGAGCCCGCACCACGTCCACTCGCCTCCGGTGGTGGCAACCTTCTGAAAATGGACACTTTTACAGCCCATGGGTCATTGATCAG GTGGTGGTAGGTGGCAGCGCCAGTGGCTGGGGACCACTAGAAGATGATTTCTCCTCAATCGATGGACGTTCATGGCTCCTCCACCCAGGAGGTACCCGAATGCCTGTTTGTGGCTCAGACGGACCCGCTTTTGCTTTTATTGAGAAGTCCAACACACGCTATGCCGTCACCACTGACATCAGTCTGGGTCAAGATGCATTCATCCAATTTGACTTTTCTGCCTCCTGCTCTGTCACAAACTCCTGCTACT CTGTAGAGTTAGAATATTCCCTGGATCTTGGTTTGACCTGGCAGCCTGTGGTCAGAGACTGCCTGCCCACAAGCCCCGACTGCTCTTCGTACACTCTGCAGCGACTTCTGGTTTCTGATATCTATAACAAGTGGGGTCGTGTCACCCTGCCTATCCCGTCATATGCCAG GTCTCCAGCCACAAGGTTCCGATGGTACCAGCAGGCTCCCTTTGACAAGCAGCAGACCTGGGCTCTGGAcaacctctacatcggagatgGCTGCCCAGATATCTGCTCTGGACATGGACGCTGCCAACAGAGCTCCTGCGT ATGTGACCCCGAGTGGGGTGGAGAATACTGCGATGAGCCCGTGGTCCCTCTGCCCTCCCAGCTGAAGGACAGCTTCAGTCGAGCTCCCTCGCTCAGTCACTGGCACGTACTCACTGGTGGGAAACTCAGCACTGTGTGTGGGGCTGTGGCTTCTGGAGCTGCTCTGCACTTCAGTGGG AGCTGCAGCCGTCAGCTGGTAACAGTGGACCTGAACCTGACCAACGCCGAGTTCATCCAGTTCTATTTCATGTACGGCTGCATGGTCCCGCCGAGTAACCGCAACCAGGGCGTCCTGTTGGAGTACAGTTTGAATGGGGGCATCAACTGGCATCTGCTGACGGAAATCTTTTATGATCTGTACACCAAACCTGG GTTTGTGAATGTGCTGCTGCCCCCTGCTGCCCGTCAGGAAGGAGTACGTGTGCGCTGGTGGCAGCCTCAGCATGACGGAGCAGACCACAGCGATTGGGCTCTAGATAACGTCCTCATCGCTGGCTCTGACCCGCGGGCACAGATCTCTGATACATTTGGAGGGGTGGCCTTGCCTAACCATGAGAGGGCTCCTGCTGATGGGACTTTAGGAAGGATAGGTCAGCTGAGCGAGCAGGAAGAAACGCCAATAG TGAGCGATCATTGGTTGTTCTCAGAGGACTGCTCGGTGCAGCGCTTCTGTGGCTCTCCTGACGGGGTCATGGTGTGCGGAAATGCCGACGGTAGAGAGGTGTATGCTGTCACTCATGATATTGTTCCAGATAAGGGCTGGGTAATGCAGTTCAAG ATCGCTGTTGGCTGCAGTTTGCCAGAGCGTCACGCAGATCGGCAAGTTCACATTCAGTATTCAGTAGACTTTGGAGTGACCTGGAAGTACCTGGTCCCTCAGTGCCTGCCTGCTGACCCCCGCTGTGGTGGTCAGGTCTCCCAGCCGTCAGTCTTCTTCCCCGCTAACGGCTGGAAGAGGGTAGTCTATCCTCTGCCTGAAAGTCTGGCTGACAC TGCGGTGCGGTTCCGCTTTTACCAGCAGCACTCAGACATTCAGTGGGGTGTGGAGAACTTTTACATCGGGCCAGCGTGCGACGGTCACTGTGGGGGGCACGGAGACTGTCTGGATCAGCGCTGTCTCTGTGATCCAGGATTCACTGGACCAAACTGCTACGCTAGCACTGCTCTTAAG GCTACTCTAAAGGAGCGTTTTGACTGGGAAGGGGCAACAGGTCCTCAGTGGCAGGTGCTGGAGGGTGGTAAGCCCTGTACAGACTGTGGTGTGTTGGTAGAGGGGACAGCCCTGTATTTCGGTGGGGCTGATGCCAGACAGGCTGTCACTGTTGATCTGGATCTACGGGGAGCCAA gTTTGTGGAATACTGGGCGAGGATTGGAAGTGAAGATAACATGACCATGTGCCACCGTCCAACATGTCGTAAAGAGGGAGTGCTGCTGGATTACTCTACTGATGGAG GTGTGTCCTGGACGCTGCTGCATGAGATGGACTATCTGAAGTATGTGTCGGTGAGAAGAGACTACATCGTGCTGCCCGAAGGAGCTCTAACCAATGCTACTCGCCTGCGCTGGTGGCAGCCTTTTACCATTTCCTCTGGCCTCGCCACCCCGAGCCTGGAAAGAGCTCAGTGGGCCATAGATAACATATTAGTGGGAGGGTCGGACATCAACCCATCCACCCTGCTCGACACGTTTGATGACG AGGGTGTTTCCCACGAGGAAAGCTGGAGCTTTTACCCTAATGCCGTTCGTACAGCCGGCTTCTGTGGAAATCCCTCTTTTCACCTGTACTGGCCCAACAAGAACCAAGATAAGACACACAACATCCTGGCCACTCGAGAGCTCATTGTGCAGCCTGGATATATTTTACAGTTCAAG ATTGTTGTTGGTTGTGAGGCAGACACCTGTGAAGACCATCATTCTGTCCTGCTGCAGTACAGGAAGGATGCAAG GTCTGACTCATGGCAGCTGGTGCAGTCGGAGTGCCTCCCTTCATCAGTTAACAACGTGGGCTGTTCCCCTTTCCAATTCCACGAATCCACAATCTATAGTCCAGTCAACAGCTCAACATGGACCAGGGTCACGGTCCAGCTACCAGATCATGTCTCCTCAGG GGCTACCCAGTTCCGCTGGATTCAAAAGGATGGAACAGGAGAGCGGCAGAGTTGGGCAGTGGACCATGTTTACATCGGCGAGGCCTGCCCGGGGCTCTGCAGTGGCCACGGCTACTGTACTAGTGGAGTAGTCTGCATTTGTGATGAGGGGCACCATG GTGACGATTGCTCCCTCTCCAGCAGTGACCTGCCCAGCTCCATCAAGGACAACTTTGAATCAGGCAGCGTGTCTCAGGAGAGCTGGCAGCTGATCCAGGGTGGTGGAGTGGGCAGTGGATGTGGGCAGCTGTCACCGCACGCCCACGGAGACTCACTCTACTTTAATGGCTGTAAGATGAGGCAGGCAGTTACTAAACCGCTGGACCTCACTAGAGCTAG TAAGATCATGTTTGTGCTGCAGATCGGCAGCGTGGCACAGACGGAAAGCTGTAACATAGCTTTAGATCAAGCTGACACAGTTGACCGGGCCGTGCTGCTACAATACAGCATCAATAATGGAGTCAGCTGGCATGTAATCGCCCAGCACCAGCCCAAAGACTTCATAAAGGCTCAGAGAGTTTCCTACAACATTCCTCT TGAGGCGAGGGTTAAAGGGGTGATGCTGCGATGGTGGCAGCCAAGACACGATGGTGCAGGACACGACCAGTGGGCGTTGGACCATGTGGAAGTAGTTCT TGTCAG CACACGTAAACAGAACTACATGATGAACTTTGCCAGACAGACCGGCATGCGTCACTACTATAGCCGCAAGAGGCGGGCACTGCAGCGCCGTGCTTGA